The segment GTCAATGTAATAAAAATAGCTTCATACACTTGGAAATTCTACAAcagatttttaaacataattgATGAATCAAAGAAGAACTTATTCATAttcaaaatgaagagaaactgaaaaatttttGTTAAGATTGTGGTGTGCAGCTGAAGTTGTAAGTAAATGTTACAGTCATAAATGCACATGTGAGAAGAGTATGACTCAAGAATAGAGAAAAAGCACAAGAACATAACccgaaagaaaactgaaaaaaaaaaagaaataataaatgcacTCAGAAACTAACGCactagaaaaaaagagcaaagacaAGCAAGAAAAccaagagtttgttttttttaaacaaacttttttttttttaagtcacaaagGGGATAAGTTCTGTCAAGATTAATCTAGAAAATGAGAGAATATGCAAGTATATGTTATAAACCATAAAGGGGACTGTGACTGTAAATTTATTACAGATTTTAAAAGGTGTAAGAAAATGCTACAAGTACTATTACATCCGTATCTATAAGACTTAAAAAATGACTGATTTTTCAAGCATATAACTTGAAAAGTATATAAGGTATGGTGTGACTTTATTAACTGTATATTTACATGTAaaattctcaaggcaaaaaaaaagttcaaatattttataagtgGTGAACTATGAGATAGTAATTTAggaattttcattgttttcctttatccAGGCTTTCTAATTCTCAACAGTGAAAATAGGTCTTAAAACCACCTCAGGGCTGGTTGGGGAGGGATGGCGTAAGAACCTGCGGGTCCTACTCCCCTAGGGAGTTTACATTCCACCCTGGGCTCCGGCAGGGGGTCGTGATGTCCCCAGACTCCACCCTCTGCCTTTCTTCAGGGAGCTCTTTCTGGTGTTTCTCACCCTGGGACATAGGCCCTTGCATCTCTGTGCCCGCATCCCATCCTCGGCCCCACATCTGGGCCCTCATAGTCCAGGCCGGTCCCATCGCCTGGACACCTGCTCCCCcgggagcacagggagctcagatgGTGTTGAGCTTGGTCAGACAGCACCGGAAGCTGGAGTTACAGGGACCTAGGTTCAAATCCCCATCTGCCTCTCACTGGCTTTTTGAACTTAGTCATGTTCCTTAGCCTACCTCATCTTTAGTTTGTTGATGATTACGCAATATTagaaaaatgagataaagaatataaaacaacCACCATAGAACAGGGTCTCAGGAAGCATGAAGTATCCCCTCTCCCATTAGTTATTTGCCtgcgcgtgtgtgctcagtcacgtctgactctttgtgaccccatggactagtcatagccctccaagttcctctgtccatgggactgtccaggcaagaatactagagtgggttgccatttcctcctccagtggatcttcccgacccagggattgaaactgcgtctcctgcattggcagacaaattccttaccactgagccacctgagaagccctgtttGCCTGTAGTTACAActaagagggcgtcagaggatgagatggctggacggcatcactgatgcaatgaacgtGAACctgggaaaactctgggagatggtgagggacagggaggcctggcgtgctgtggtccatggggtcacaaacagctggacatgactgggtgactgaacaacaacaacaacaacacaactaTCTTACTCGGAAGCCCGGTGTGGTGGGAAAGgatggcttgtgtgtgtgtgtgttgtttctaTGGCTCAGCATGTGGATCTTAGCATTCTTAAGCTGGGGCGTGGTGTGGGCAGAGTTGGAGAGTATATATAACCAATTAACCATGTCCCCCAACCAAATGCAGTATTTCTGCTTCCACAGGCAATAGTAGCCAGAGACTTTCCACCGACTGTAAACATTTTACTAAAGGAAGGCAGGAACTGCTGTGTTAAAGCTGGGTGAATTTTCAGCTGGTTCTCTAGCATGTCAGGGTTCCAGGGAAGAGAACTGCTTTCCCCTTTAGAACACACTCAATGTACTGgaacccgactccagtactctcgcctggaaaatcccatggaaggaggagcctggtaggctgcagtgcatggggtcgctaagagtcggacacgactgagcgacttcactttcacttctcactttcatgcgttggagaaggaaatggcaacccactccagtgttcttgcctggagaatcccagggacgggggagcctggtgagctgccgtctatggggtcgcacagagtcggacacgactgaagccacttagtagcagtagcagcaatgggTAACAAGTGGTGAGGCTGCCCCCTGCTGGCCATGGTGGGTAAGGAGGCGAGTAAGGAGAGTTGTCAGGGAATAATTGGAGAACTCTCTGGGCAGGGGTCTAGATGAGTCTAGAGTGGGCCCAGGCATATTGTCAGGTGGGTGGGAATTGAGAATTCAGTCAGAGCGGGAATTTAGAAGCACAGGAGACTTAAAATCTCCCTCTAACACCAGGGGGCAAGATGACCCGAGCAGGCTAGAGGGACTGGTGATGTTTGATTTGCCTGTGAAAAGCTGAGTAGCATTGTCTCCGTGTGCTGGGACCCTAAAGAGGGTTTCAGTTCATCACTTCCTAGGGGAGCAGAAACCTGAGCTGGAGTTTGCCTGTGTGTAGGGTTTGGTAGGGCTTTGGAAGATCACCAGGGTTGTAATTACAGTGAATCAGACCCTAAAAATCAACTTCAGTGTCTCACTGGTCTAAAAATGCTTGTTTGTACGAAGCAGTTTTTGGATACTGATGACCCATGTCCTCCTTCTGCAAATTTGGAGACTTCCAAGaggctcctcccacctccctggctGCCCCTGCGGCTCCTTCTTCCCCAGACCCTCTTCCTGGGGCTTGAAGGTAGGCCCACTGTTGCTTCTGGGAGCCTCGCCTGGCCTGGCTCCTCACTCAGCTCACACCCACCACACCCACGCCCAAGACGGTGCCTCTTCCGTGAGGGGAAGGACCCTCGAGACAACAGCTCTGGCTGCTGAGTTTCAGGCGTCCATTTCCACGCGGATGTTGTGAGCACGCTTCAACTCACGATGACCCAGACCAATGAGATGATCTCTCCCTCTCCTGTATTTAGACTTCTGATCGGCTGATGGCATGACCCACAAGGGCTAGAGCCTTCACACAGATGGGTAACTGTGTTACCTCGTCGTCCTGACACCATCACCTCTCCCATGCTGGCCGGCAGACAGGGCAGACTCTCAGGGTGACTGCAATTCACCTTGCTGTATCTTTGCTTAGGAATCAACCGCTCCCATCCTTCCACAAACCCTTATCTCTGACTGTCCAAATCTCAGGGCGAGGTGAAATGTTTCCACTTATATTCCAGCTGCTTCCCCAGCCGACATGTGGCCCCGCTCCTGTGGACTCTCCGTGCCACTGCTCAGCACATTTTCGTGTTCCAGAGCATGCCATCCTTGCATTGCACTTACTGACATCTATGCAGCATTCCTCATGTGCACTGTGAGCTCGCCGTCAGCAGGATGTTTTTCTGATCCAGAGATGTGTACATATTTGGGCTCAATAGATGGGTCTTGTTACTCATGAGCATGCCATGTGCATCCTTGCCTGTCTTCCCAGCTGGTGGATACATTTCTTGAGGACAGGACTCAGTATGACTCAGCTTTGTGTTCTTTACAGAGGCTGTGCCTGGCACAACTGGAACATATAATAAATGCTGAATTGGATGCTTGAAGCAACCCCATTAATCATTTAGTATTTGTTGTACCTTGAAGAATTCTAACATTAAAAGTTTTGGACAAAGCATATGAGCCTATGAGAGATACTGGGATGGAAGTGCTAGAGATGGTGAAGGGAATCTAAGAGAATGTCAGTGACCAGACAGGGAAGTGTTTACATGGAAAGAGAGCTCAGACAAGAAGACGGCTGGTCTGGCAGCATGGAGGTCTTTATGGGAAGCACTTCTCTTTGGGCAAATAGGAACAGAAGCCAGACAAAAGTGCACGGATGGGGAGGAGAtgtggaaacagagaaaaaagagtATTTATTGGTAACTTCTCTATAAAAGTGAGAAgttacagagagaaagagacatgaaaatgaggttcagagaagaTTCTCTTCCAAAATGGGATATTCATGACTATGACTAAGAACTTCTGAAGTGAGGAAGACTTTCCtaactaaaatataaaatccCAAGTAAGAAACTGTATTGTGTGTgcactctcagttgtgtccgactctcggcaaccccatggactgtagcccaccaggctcctctgtccatggaattctccagacaggaatactggagtgggtagccatttccttctccagcagatcttcctgacccagggactgaacttgggcctcctgcacgggcaggcaaattctttaccactgaactccCTGGGAAGTTGGAAACTTAATTacctaaaaattaataatttggggaacttccctagtggtccagtggttaagaatccatttgccaatgcaggggaccagggtttgttccttggttggggaactaagatcccacatgtctcagggcaactaagcctgtgtgccacaactagggagAAGCCCACGGAGCTGCATCGAAAGATCCTATACATTGCAAttaagacctgatacagccattcatttttaaaaagattaattatTTTTGACACGATAAAAGATGGTGAAACATCAGGAAAGAACATTTGCAACATATATAACAGTTGTAACACAAAATTTTGACTCTACAAGGTCTGTGAGGTGAAAaaggatgtattttctttttataactaCACTCAACTTGCTCCTCAGCCTTCACTTCTAACTACAGCAGAAGACAACCCcatcaaaaaacaacaacaaaaattacacactataaatcaactctacttgaatgaaaaacaaaagaaaccaaaaacaaaaatcaaaatattcctTCAGAGTAACTTAGTTGTTTTTAACATATTCTTCCTTAAAACCCagaccaggacttccctggtccagtggctaagattctgtgcctccaatgcagggggcccaggttcaattcctggttggggaactagatcccacacgcccgAACTGAAGATCTCTCATGTTGCAACTGAGACTTGGCGCAGGcaaataaacaacagcaataaaaccCAACCCCGATTATCTGCTCTGTCTTCAAAGAATCCATCACTTTCTCATGGTTTCCTTgatctttgtatttatttctgttggTTGACATCATCCTGGCTTGCAATGACATATTGCATGCCTGTGTGTGCAACTTGACTTTGAGTTTGCTGAGAGCAAGAACACACTCAGTGTCCAGTATATATGCACATTACCTGTGTCTTTCTGTAGGCTCTTGTTGATTAATAGTCATTTAAGTCCCCTGTGTGCTTCAATGTTTTGGAGTGTTAGGTAGGACTATTTCTGCATGTGTCACATTTCTCAAAGGATGTTGTAGTAATTAAGATTTTACCcaccctttcagaatttttccaagAATCAAAATTCCCTAGTTTCTTGCCTTCCTCCTCTTGCTCTTCCTTTTTAACTTaggtagtggtttagtcgctaagtcctgtccaactcttgcgaccccatggactgtagcctgccaagctcctctgtccatgggatttcccaggcaagaatattggagggggttgccatttgcttctccagggcgtcttcctgacccagggatcagatccgggttgcctgtgttgcaggcagagtctttactgactgagtcaccaaggaagccccctttTAACTTAGGTAAGCAGTAAAATGCACAAAAATGAAGTACAGAGGTCActgaaattttatatacatatacacctgtGTAGTCATttccccggagaaggcagtggcaccccactccaggactcttgtctggagaatccagggagaaccccagggacaggggagcctggtgggctgccgtctatggggttgcacagagtcggacactactgaagcgacttagcagcagcagcagcaggtatctcCCAGATCAAGATCCAGAACATTTTCTGCTCCAGCaggctccctcctgcctcttctcAGGCTCCACCTCCTCCAAATATAACTATGTTCTGATTTCTAGCACCATGCACTTGGCTAGTTTTACCTGTTTTTGAACCtcatataaattgaatcatacaGCTTATACttctttgtgtctgacttcttttgttCAATATTATGTTTGTGAGATTCTAACATGTTGATATGTGTCTATAGTCTGTTGTTTCTCTGGTGtagtattttattatatgaaTAGCAATTATGTTTTTAATAACAAATCTTTTTTGATTCTGTAGAGAAACACTCACTCCTAAATCTACAACATTATTTTGCCATAGATGTATTtggctttataatatttttttcctatcctAAATGAGTGGCTAACACATAAGAGAAAAGAGAGtctgttttcagaaaacatgattttaaaatacacaagTAGAGATTAACAAACTCTTCCCTTATACTGCCTAGGTATAAACTATTGGGTGTAAGATAggctacaaggatgtattgtgCAACATGGGGGATACAGCAAAAATTTTGTAATGACTGTAAATGGAATGCAACCTTTAAAaaccatataaatatttttaaaaaaatttcggATGGGATGTATTggaaggttgggattgacatatatatatatatgtacgtatatatgtctatatatatactatgacatatatacactattgattcCTATAAAATAGGAAACTAATGATAacttgtatagcacaaggaactctgctcaatggtCTGCAGTGacccaattgggaaaggaatccaaaaaaggggatacatgtatatgtacagctgattcactttgctgtacagtggaaactaacacacattggaaagcaactatactcaaaattttaaaactaatttttttttttaaaagtgcaaTTTATTCAATAGCTCCTTTCCATAGAGCTGGGCAGGAAACTGACCTAGATTCAGGATGGAAGACAGCTCTGAATGTGAGCTGGGATCATGGGAGAGGCTGGGAGTGGGTTCCTTGAGTAGAAACCTCCCTTGCCTGACGTGCTGTTTTATGTCTCcccactccccctgcccccatcacTTGTTTTTCCCAGTGAGATGAGTCAGAAAGTGGTTAAGGAGGGCCCCAGACTCTCCAAGAACCAGAAGTTCTCCGAGCACTTCAGCATACATTGCTGCCCGCCGTTCACCTTCCTCAATTCCAAACGCGAGATCGTGGACCGCAAGTACAGCATCTGTAAAAGTGGCTGCTTCTaccagaagaaagaggaggacTGGATCTGCTGCGCCTGCCAGAAGACCAGGTGAGTGGTCTGTGCTGCCGCCGGCGCCTGGGCTGGGCGTTGGCCTCTGTCTCTGGCTCCGAGTTCCCCCTTCCCGCTCTGCTCTGCGACGCTGGGGCCGGGGATCTCTGCCAACTGCGCTTCCCCCAAGCCCCTGGCAGTCGGCTCCCCGTTAGGCTCTGCCATTGGAAGGTACTGGAGGGAGACTGGAAGGCGGGAGGGGGAGCAGGGCTGCCTCCCTGTTCCAGCTCCTGTCAGCATCACTTAGGCAGCAGAGGAGAGCCACTGCCCCAGCCTGCAGCTTCTTTTGGCCCTCTCAGAACCAGCCGCCGCGCAACGTCCCCTCAGAGGCCCAAGCGCCAGCCAGCTGCACCCCCCGCGGTGGCCAGAGCACCAGCCAAGCCACGGTCCCCTCCGAGGCCCGAACGTCAGCCACGCCCCCGCCCAGAAGTCCGACCTCCACCAGCCAAGCAGCGGCCCCCTCAGAAGGCCAAGCAGCAGCCGCGCAGCAGCCCCCAGAGAGGGCAAGGCACCAGCCGTGGGGGGTCCCCCGTCAAAGCTTCTAGGTTCTGGTAACACCATCTCTTCCCTTTTGCTCCCCCCAGCCCTCAGGTTAGTAGCTGCTTCCTGTGTTTACTACCAATGGGTTATCTCAATGGTCCTCCTTCATTCAGCCTTACAAACACTGTGTCATCGGTTCCCTGCATTAAATCCCCTCGTTTGAAACTCCTGGTGTGGCTCCTGTTTTGCTCAAAGATGCTGTTGGTACAATACTTCAGGTGGCAGTATGGGTTGCTGCCTTTGTCTAATAGGGCTGGAAATGATTAATTTATAAAGTCAGAATGTGAACCACAGTGACAGATTGAATAAACAAGGCCCCCGATTTCTGTGTCTCAGAGAGAGAAGGAATGGGGACTCTCAggggtatctgtgtgtgtgctaaaggAGAGGGTCAGCCAGATCATTCATCCCTCCCCCCAACCCACTTCATCTGAGGTTAACCTCAACGGCaagaccattcattcattcaacaaatttgcGTATGCATAGAGTTCCACATACTATGTTGGGGATGGGGATGCAGCTGGAACAACCAGGTTGTTTGTGACTCACCAGGACCAAATGAGAGAATAGTTAGCCCAGTGTAGGGCTAAATGCTAAATGCTCTAGAACTCTCATAATCAGCATGTGCATTGGGCAATGGGAACCTGGAGAACGGCTCCCTGTTTGGGGCTTCAAAGAGGCTAGGTTAGAATAAGTAGAGGATAAGAGGGAGacggagaagagggcgacaggatgagatggttggatgttatcaccgagtcaatggacatgaacttgagcaaactctgggaggtggtgagggacagggaagcctggcatgttgcagtccgtggggtcccgaagagttggacacagcttggtggctgaacaacaaccaaagGGGGTGATGCTTGTCAACAGAATAGATGAACCGGAGAACAAGTGCTCATCAGCTCCATCTTAGGCAGGTcagccttttgtttgtttgtttgtttgtttgtttttttaatagatggCTTTTTCAGatcagttttaggttcatagtAAAATTGAACAGAAGgttagagatttcccatatactctCTGCCCACACGCATGGCAAGCCAATTCTTTAAtccttttagtatttgaaaatgaACCTGTTTTATAAGTTAAGAGTGGGTGGTAATTGTATTTGAGATTCTCATATATGCTCAGAGACTGATGCTCTGATCAGTCTCTGATGCTCAGAGACTATATAGCATATAATAGTGTGTGCATGTCTCATGATGTTTTCAGATTTAGTACATAGAAGAATTAACTGGGGAATGTTAAAATGCTCACAAAGAATCTAATTCCTTGGGTCACTGCTGAGGTCAGGGGAGCTGCATTTTCAACAAGTAACCACCCCATCCCCAACGTAGATGAGCTGAGGTTAATTTGTGAAGAGAAATAACAGATTGGTAAGTGACTGGTAAGTCACTCAAAGTGTAATCGGAAGTTGTATACCAGGTAATCTGTTTGTTAATTTATGCCTTCCGAAGGGGCCTGAGTACTAAGGTCCTATGACGGGTAAGTTTTGATATATGGACGTGGTGAGGAAATGTGGAGAGCAGAGGAAACTAATTGTATATGGCC is part of the Bubalus kerabau isolate K-KA32 ecotype Philippines breed swamp buffalo chromosome 20, PCC_UOA_SB_1v2, whole genome shotgun sequence genome and harbors:
- the MOBP gene encoding myelin-associated oligodendrocyte basic protein isoform X3, which gives rise to MSQKVVKEGPRLSKNQKFSEHFSIHCCPPFTFLNSKREIVDRKYSICKSGCFYQKKEEDWICCACQKTRLKKRTKPTPRKK
- the MOBP gene encoding myelin-associated oligodendrocyte basic protein isoform X1, which encodes MSQKVVKEGPRLSKNQKFSEHFSIHCCPPFTFLNSKREIVDRKYSICKSGCFYQKKEEDWICCACQKTSSCQHHLGSRGEPLPQPAASFGPLRTSRRATSPQRPKRQPAAPPAVARAPAKPRSPPRPERQPRPRPEVRPPPAKQRPPQKAKQQPRSSPQRGQGTSRGGSPVKASRFW
- the MOBP gene encoding myelin-associated oligodendrocyte basic protein isoform X2, with product MSQKVVKEGPRLSKNQKFSEHFSIHCCPPFTFLNSKREIVDRKYSICKSGCFYQKKEEDWICCACQKTRTSRRATSPQRPKRQPAAPPAVARAPAKPRSPPRPERQPRPRPEVRPPPAKQRPPQKAKQQPRSSPQRGQGTSRGGSPVKASRFW